A single genomic interval of Streptococcus suis harbors:
- the mreC gene encoding rod shape-determining protein MreC yields MNKFSKLVVVVSIFLLLSFSLLFVTFSKGLQVPYLNNIVRVVVTPIQSVISVPTRFFSEQKDVLTDLMNAYEENKQLKEAIMSLEGMAAENISLKEENASLRSSLGVVSDFPEKQLIPGSVLVRTPSSWSEHISINIGETSGVTSNALVVANGGLVGIVSSLSSDSAVVTLFTNSDEFTKLPVKISVDSKEIYGILSGYDADTNSFIINQLNSADEIAVGSNVVTSDLAGATSANIQIGKVLSVKSNSNSLNREVYVEPTASFSNIYSVLVVGQTNAQ; encoded by the coding sequence ATGAATAAATTTTCAAAATTAGTAGTAGTTGTTTCTATCTTTTTATTACTGTCATTTTCTCTTTTGTTTGTAACTTTCTCTAAGGGGTTACAGGTACCTTATTTAAATAATATCGTTAGGGTTGTTGTAACGCCAATTCAATCGGTTATTTCAGTGCCTACTAGATTTTTTTCTGAGCAGAAAGATGTCTTGACAGATTTGATGAACGCTTACGAGGAAAATAAACAATTAAAGGAAGCTATTATGAGCCTTGAAGGGATGGCTGCTGAAAATATTAGCTTGAAAGAAGAGAATGCATCGCTTCGTAGTAGTTTAGGTGTGGTATCTGATTTTCCTGAAAAACAACTTATTCCGGGATCAGTTTTAGTGAGGACTCCTTCATCGTGGTCGGAGCATATTTCAATTAATATTGGTGAGACTAGTGGTGTGACATCTAATGCACTTGTGGTTGCTAATGGTGGATTAGTTGGAATTGTGAGTTCATTGAGTTCAGATTCGGCGGTTGTTACCTTATTTACGAATTCGGATGAATTCACGAAGTTGCCTGTGAAAATTTCTGTTGATTCTAAAGAAATTTATGGTATTTTATCGGGCTATGATGCAGATACAAATAGTTTTATCATTAATCAGTTGAACTCAGCTGATGAAATTGCAGTGGGTAGCAATGTTGTAACGAGTGATTTGGCTGGTGCGACTTCGGCAAATATCCAAATTGGTAAAGTTTTATCGGTTAAATCAAATAGTAACAGTTTAAATAGAGAAGTATATGTTGAGCCGACAGCTAGTTTTTCAAATATTTATTCGGTTTTAGTGGTAGGTCAAACAAATGCGCAATAA
- a CDS encoding sigma-70 family RNA polymerase sigma factor, producing the protein MEFEKVYASVKGIVNKARKEFYIKLWDRDDWEQEGMMTLFELLEAQPWLVDEQVQLYCYFKVKFRNRIKDRIRKQESQKRKFDRMPHEDIHELSHAIQSPGLINDELLMLRGALRDYRKNLSNDQLDKYEKLISGQCFNGRREMIRDLQIHLKDFR; encoded by the coding sequence ATGGAATTCGAAAAAGTGTACGCAAGCGTCAAAGGTATTGTAAATAAGGCTCGAAAAGAGTTTTACATTAAACTATGGGATCGAGATGATTGGGAACAAGAAGGAATGATGACCTTGTTTGAATTATTGGAAGCTCAACCGTGGCTAGTTGATGAACAAGTTCAATTATATTGTTATTTTAAAGTCAAGTTCAGAAATCGAATCAAGGATCGTATCCGCAAACAGGAAAGTCAAAAACGCAAGTTTGACCGAATGCCACATGAAGATATTCACGAATTATCTCACGCAATACAATCACCGGGATTGATAAACGATGAACTATTAATGTTGAGAGGTGCCTTGAGAGATTATCGAAAAAATCTGAGCAATGATCAACTTGATAAATACGAAAAATTAATTAGCGGACAATGTTTTAATGGTCGCCGTGAAATGATACGTGATTTACAAATTCATTTGAAAGACTTTCGCTAA
- the mreD gene encoding rod shape-determining protein MreD yields MFPILFFILLLDGQISTLVTNWSVGLFTISSHLVLMLAIFYANYVSLGFSLFIFTLLGLVYDISYLNLIGIATTTLPLVLYCIYFFFQGAVSKRGINILILLVAIFQFEFISYSFARIFHITNLSVFIFVFNKLLPSLLFNLVLFFVLQPSFERLFGITNKT; encoded by the coding sequence ATGTTTCCCATCTTGTTCTTTATTTTATTACTTGATGGACAGATTTCAACGTTGGTAACAAATTGGTCGGTCGGATTATTTACTATTTCAAGTCATTTGGTACTTATGTTAGCTATTTTTTATGCTAATTATGTATCTCTTGGTTTTTCATTATTCATATTTACTTTGCTAGGTTTGGTATATGATATTAGTTATCTTAATCTGATTGGTATTGCTACTACAACTCTTCCTTTAGTTTTATATTGCATCTATTTCTTCTTTCAAGGTGCTGTCAGCAAGCGAGGAATTAATATTTTGATTTTACTAGTAGCTATTTTTCAATTTGAATTTATTAGTTACTCATTTGCTCGCATTTTTCATATAACAAACTTGTCTGTGTTTATCTTTGTTTTTAATAAATTACTTCCAAGTCTACTATTCAATTTGGTCTTATTTTTCGTACTACAACCGTCATTTGAGCGTTTATTTGGAATAACAAACAAGACATAG